Sequence from the Bubalus kerabau isolate K-KA32 ecotype Philippines breed swamp buffalo chromosome 17, PCC_UOA_SB_1v2, whole genome shotgun sequence genome:
ACCCTTGAAAAAGTCTTACAGACAGGTCTGCCTTCTCCCTTATCTCCATAATCACAAAGGTCCTGCTCAAAAGGGCCTCCTTGCGTATAGCACTGAAATTGGCTCTTGCTATCTTCTGCTgttgtgtgttttaaaatacagatatgtTACTTccttctgtgtggatcacaacaaactgtagaaaattcttaaagtgatgggagtaccagaccaccttatttgtctcctgagaaacttgtatgcagatcaagaagcaacagttagaactggacatgaacaagggactggttccaaattgggaaaggggtttgtcaaggctgcatattgtcaccctgcttatttaacctataggcagagtatatcatgtgaaatgctgggctggatgaatcacaagctggaatcaagatggatgagaaaaatatcaacaacctcagataagcagatgatgccaatctaatggcagaaagtaaaaaggaactaaagagcctcttgatgagggtgaaagaggaaagtaaaaagctggcttaaaactcaagattcaaaaaatcaagatcatggtatctggtcccatcacttcacggcaaatagatggggaaaaagtggaaacagtgacagattttattttcttgggcttcaaaatcactgcagacagtgactgcaactatgaaattaaaagatgcttgctccttagaaggaaagtcatgacaaacctagacagcgtattcaaaagcagagacataactttgtcaacaaaggtctgtatagtcaaagctatagtttctccagtagtcacgtatggaagTGAtatttagaccataaagaaggctgagcaatgaagaattaattctttcaaactgtggtgctggagaagactcttgagagtcccttggactacaaggagatcagaccagtcaatcccaaaggaaatcaaccctgaatatgcattggaagaactgatgctaaagctgaagctccaatactttggccacctgatgggaagagccaactcactggaaaagaccctgatgctgggaaagactgaaggcaaaaggagaagggggtggcagaggatgaaatggttagagagcatcaccaacacaaaggacatgaatttgaccaaactccaagagatagtgaaggacagaggagcctgatgtgctgcaggtcacagacacgacttagcaactgaacaacaaggaatgATAGTTCACATAACTAACCCCAAGAGCAGTTTCTTAAACTTAGTCCCAGAGATTCCTAGGTATTTTCAGGGGTCTGCAAGTGCAACACATTTTGGTTTCAATGCTGCTTCCATTTTGGTGGTAATATACATATAAGGTAAATGCTAGACAAGTCACTCAATATCAGGGCCTGCAGTCTAATGTTTAATACCAAAATGATACAAGGTCACCACTCAAAGAAACTTAAGCCAATGTTTCTAAAACTAGAATGTGTGGACATTCTCCCAGGGTTCCTTGAGAAAACTTTTCCTTTAAAgggagcaatggcaccccactccagtactcttgcctggaaaatcctatggaccgaggagcctggtaggcggcagtccatgaggtcgcgaagagtcgaacacgactgagcgacttcagtttcacttttcactttcatgcattggagaaggaaatggcaagccactccagtgttcttgcctggagaatcccagggacgggggagcctggtgggctgccgtctatggggtcgcacagagtcggacacgactgaagcaacttagcagcagcagcagcagcataccgtACTGAAAACTGAGAACCACCTGCTTAGAAGACAAGTGTCATACTGCTTTTCCTTCCAGAGCAGCACCCAGCCCAGGCTCAGCACTGGGCAGAAGTTCAGGCTGCATGATTCTGTGCACCATCGGATCACTTGTAAGAGATCTCACTAGGCCTTCCAGCCACATTTCTTGAACCCATCTCCAGGGCAATAATAATCCATTCCTTGCCTTTTACCTTATTGACAGAACCCAGTATTTCAGAGACCATCAAGCCCAACCCCACTCACAGTACACGGGAAAAGTGAGGCCCCGAGGTGGAAAGTGCCTTAAGCGAGATCACACAGCTAGCTAGCAGCAGAGACAAACAAGAACTTCCTACCCCACCTTCCGTGCCTCCGCTGACCCTGTAGAGAGCACTAATTAGGGATCGCACAGAACTCAtttcctccaccaccaccaccatccccaaaCCCATTTCCACCCTCCTCGCGTCCCCAACCTCCCTCCGTCCTCTCCAAGTCGACTCGTCTCGCTCTATTCCAGGACTTCACAAACTCCACACTCCCCAACTCCAACCCTACTGCTTCTGGCAGTCCCTCGCCTACAAAACACACAAACTGAGAGAGCGCCATCAGACAGCGACTCGGTCATCTCGCAGTACACCGTGCGCGGGGGTACTGCGCACGCGCAGGCGTCATCTAAGTCGGCGCGCGTTAGTGACGTCACGGGCGGTGCCACCCCTGAGCCAGGAGCCCGAGACTCCAGCTCCGAGTAGCAGGTCGTCCGTCTGTCAACCTGCTTCCCGCGCGACTTCGGGCACAAGGAACGTCTGCGCCACAAACTTGGACGAGAGAGGCTCTAGTGGTCGAGGGCTGCTGAAGAAAGTAGAGACGGGTGAAGAGTGAGCGACGCCTGAAGGAGACGTCAGCAGAGCGCACCGGAAGCGGTCCGAGAATGACGAGTAAGCCGGGTTGAGGGCCACGAAACTGGAGAGGGGTGGGGTGTTAGAGAGCCGGAGACTAGGTCTCAGTATTGGTGGGTGACTGGGTTGCAGGGGAGTCTGGACGGAACTGCCGTGGCCATTGTCCCGCCTTCTAGAAGTGTAACTGTGGCCCGGAGTCCCGATTGGCCTGGCGCAGCCTTTGAGCTAGAAACTGATGTCGGGTTCTCTGGGccggaggagggggaggggggctccCTGCTCCCTGGTGAGTGGTGCTAGAGGGGGGCCCAAGGCCTTGGTCTGACTTGGCTGCTGTCTCCCATGGTGGCGTGGTCCCTTTTCCTCTCTACAACCCGGTTTCCCCTTTTGTAACGgttggtggcatcaccgactcaatggacatgagtttgagcaagctccgggagttggtgatggacagggaagcctggtgtgctgcagtccatgtggtcgcaaagagtcggacaggactgagcgactgtactgaactgaaggtaCTGATAATGGTGCCTGACCAGCCAGCTGTTCTGTGAACGACCCTTTTCTGGTGTAAAGCGCAGAGGGTGCGCTGGGGAACAATACCACTAACTTTGAGAGTTTGAGCACTGAGGAGGTGAGCAAGCACCCTAGGCAATGTATATAGTCAGGGGAGTGACACCGTTAAAACTGGATTTTAAGTTCCACTTCTGCCTCTTGATCTACGTGATCGAGTTAAGTGTCTCAGCATATCTGAACTTCCAGTTTTCTCAGGGCATaacaggaatgtgtgtgtgtgtgcttagtcatgtccaactctttgcagccccatggactgtagcccaccaggttcctctgcccatgggattttccaggcaagaatactggaatgggttgcctcctccaagggatcttcccaacccagggattgaacccatttctcttgtgtctcctgcattggcaggcgaattctttaccactggcaccacctgggactATATAGTAGGAATAATAACGCCTTTAAAATGGTCACTCAGAAAGTatgagataaaatatacatagcTTTTAATTGGTCATGGTAGGTATTGAGGGCTCAGTAACTGTTAGATGTCTGatacaggagagaaaaaaaggccTCTGGGTTTAACGCTAGGCACCTGTGACAGGTGCAGTCATTCCTGGGGTTCCATACCCTGCAAGTTACTTTCTACAAACAGATTTCAATCCCTGTCTTCCAGTTGAGGGAGAGTCATACTCTGTATATAAAACTTGTAACCCCCTTGGTTTGTTTGTTCAAATGTATTCAGGGAAGCACAACAGAGCTGGGATGGAAGAGTGTAGTGTGAACCATATTTTCTAGTCCTTTGGCCCTTAAACCAGGCCTTTGTCTCATTCTTTCAACACCCATATTCTGTCCCCAATGCTGTGGTTTTCTTcttcagaagaaattaagaaacaagAGTGTGAAAGTTTTTGAAGGTTGAAACCATGTTGAGCAATATGTATTTTGAGCTTGAAGAAAGCTCTGTGGTATTTTATCAATTTAGGACACCATCAGTTGTATGATACATCTCAGCTTCATTgataataaaatgtgaaaagtctttttttaaacatcaaacAGTAAACAAAATGTAATAGTTTCAACTGTCCTCATCCTGAAAAGCCCTGTCACATAACTGTTAAATGAGATACATTCTTAGAGTTCTAGAGCAACAGATTCCAGAGACTCTGACACattcaagtttgagaagcactgaagCACACCACTGGGACTGCTAGGGTGGATGGATGTGGCTGGAGGGTAGGACCTTAGACATCTTGAGAAAGCTCTGGTGCTGTGCTCTTTGTACCACCTGTCTTCTGTCCCTCAATAAGCAAAGTGCTTTTCCTGGTTAGGAAAGTCTTAGGATTTACAGCCATAGCCAACGGGATTGATCTttccatgtttgtgtgtgtgttttaccccCCTAGGTGTGGTCTACCATGCCTTTTCTCAGAAGGAGGCAAAAGAGCTCGACGTTCAGGTACGGTGCTTGGCAGGGGCTCTGGGAGCAACAGAGGTGATGGCAAAGATGGCTCAGCGGCTTCTTAactttcccacagtttactcCTCGCGTCTCAGCAGACATGTTAGGTTTAATCCAGGTCTGCTGTTCTGCTGGCCTGCTTTCCCGGAGTCAGGTGTGGTAAACTGGGACTTCTTGAGGTGTGTCACCTCACCATGTGGGGGACACCAGGCTGTGCTCCCCTGAAGCCTGTCATGGTGAGCACTGTCATTTGACCTTGTTACTCTGCCTGCTTCACTCCTGAAGAGGGAAGACAGATCATATTTCAGAAGTGTAATTTATGGATCGTATCTGAGTGCTACAGACATACTTTGTCAGTTGGGCAGAAGGTTCACTGGTGACTCATAATGAGGGAGTTACTTAGGAAATCAAGATTTTGAAAGATTGATATACCTTTATTTGGCTTCTGCATGAAAGGTGGGCCACTTAGGTGTTTAAAGAATCAAATGTCCTCTCACAATAATAATAGCGATGATAGTGAATTTTTACTTAGCATTTAAAAGCACAGAGCTGAAGCTGACTGCCCTCCTTACTGTGGGGAACCTTGAAGATTGTGGGTATCACATTTATGCCCATCTCCCACCCATCCCCAAGCCCACGTCTGCTCCATGAAATGAGAGCTCAATTACTATCGACACATGAGCTCCAAGGTGTTTGCAGCCCAGTTAGTGCAAAAGAAGTCCAGGAAAGGCTCTGCCAAGAGGGAGAGCCTCAGTAGAACCTCAGTGCTCCCTGGGGCTGTGGCACACATCTGGGCAAAGGCACTGGAATGAGGAAGAGACTGGTGGAACTTCAACCTGAGGGACAGCAGTGCATGTTCTGTCAAGAATTACACGCAGTCATGACAGTTACTTTGCCCAGAAGCTCTCTCTAAGCTCAGGCGCTCAGTCACAGCCACATGATGCTCTGCTCTGTGTGGAGAAGCGTGAACGTGCAGGGCTGACAGTTTCTTTCTTCATGCAATGCCAGAACCAACTAGGAGAGTACCAAGCCACGTCTGCAAGGCTGAAGACTCAATAAAGAGTATTAATGATACGGCCAGTGTCAAAATTGCTGCGGCTGGGCCCAACCTGGAGTTCTTGATGATGCTGTTTTTTCCTAGTGTTAGGGTCATTTCCTTTGAGGCCATCGCTTGCCTTCATTTGATCATGGTTGATTAAATACTGTTGCCTTATTGTTTTTCAAGCTTTCCTCCCTTTCAAGGATGAGCGAAGTCTTTTTGTCCATTTGGGTTTTTGCtgtggctttttgtttttgttcttaacTAACCTCAAAGAAGTAAAGTAGGAAGTTGGAGTCTGAGGTGATCGATCTGTGTGGCAGTCACAAATTGACATTTAAATGTGGCTTTCACTTCTGGCCAGCTGGTTTGGCGGACACTCGGCCAACAAGAGGCTGTGTGGGCCTCCGTGGGTAGATAGGTGGGTCGGCGAAGGTGGCCACCTGCTGTTGCGGTGGTGTGTGGGAGAGCCCAGGGCCCTGGGTGGCCCCAGCCAGGGCAGCACTGCACCGTCTTGTCCCCAAGCAGCACTCGGGAGCCCAGCGGGCCGAGGCCTTTGTGAGGGCCTTCCTGAAGCGGAGCATGCCCCGCATGAGCCAGCAAGCCCTAGAGGACCACCTGCAACGCAAGGCCGTTGTCCTGGAATACTTCACTCACcggaagcaaaaggagaagagaaagaaatctaAAGGCCTTTCTGCCAAGCAGAGGAGGGCGCTGCGGCTCTTTGACATTAAACCAGAGCAGCAGAGGTATGGCGagcttttcctgcctttccatGCCAGCGGTGTAACCTTCCTAGTACTGAGTACGGATTTGGAAagctagggctttcctggtggctcagaccgtagaGAGTCGGCCTGCAACgcgggaggcccaggtttgatccatgggtcgggaagatcccctggagaaggaaatggcaacccactccagtattctcgctggaaaatcctatggacggaggagcctggtgggctaccatccatagggttgcagagtctggcacggctgagcaacttcactttgggAAGTTAGGCAGCCCCTGTTCCGCCTAAGCTAAGAGAGCCTCTCCCATTTCTGCCACAAGGGGGCAGCCTTCCTTTACCAATTCAGACCTTTTTGAATTTGGCTTCTGTCCTATCCTTAACTAATAAGGCCAGTGCCAAAAGTGAGTCTGTCGCCCATGACAACGGGGCGACAGTTTTCTTAGAACAAAAGGAACTGATACTTCTTAACATGTATCTCTCTGTAGCTTTTAATAGCACTAGACAGTCACCCACTGGGGTTTTATTGCCAAAGAACGTGCTGCCCATGTGTTTCAGAAGTTTCTGAGAGAGACATCACTCTCTGTGGGAGGACATGTTCCTCCCTCCAGCTGACACTCTATCCTTCCTTGGCTACAGTTCTGCATTTGCATGTCTTAGGACTGTTCATATGCTTTGGTTCCAAAATCTGTAGCCAAATAGCCTCCCACATCCCACAAGACAGAATCTGTCACTTTGTTCATGGCCCCCTCACAAAATCAGCTGAgtttggggaggaggaagggactgCTGCCTGCCCCTGGTGTGCCTCGCCCCTGTCCCTACCGATGGAGTCCACTTTGGGTTTCAGCCTGAGGTTCTCATTTCCTCTAACCAGTAGCTTCGTTAAGCGGATTCCTCATGAAGCATCAGGAAGGCCCATTCGGGGTCCTCTCACCTGCTTCCTCCCTGGCACCCTACCACTTCTCACCCTCCAGACAGACCCTGTCACCTTGCACATGGACTTATGACAACCAGCCACTCCTGTTTACTGAGGACTTACTGGGATCAGCTTCCTATAACAGAAAACCTCAGAACAGCAGTTACTTAAACAATAAGCCAGTAGCAGTGGCGCCTTTTCTGCTGTGAAAAGTCCAGTTGACTACCATCCTGGGCTGGTGCAGCAGGCAGCTCCACAGCCATCAGACACCCCGGAGTGCAGCCTTGGGTGCGTCCTTGCTGCTGCACCAGCTTTATCTAAGGTGTCTGCTTGAGCGCCAGCCGTCACGGCTGCATCTAACCAGCAGGAAAGATGAAGGGGCAAAGGAAGGCAACGTCTTTCTCGTCTCATTAGCAAAAACTTAGCCTTGAGAGTGTTCTACTGGAGAGGAAACTAAGATTTAAGAGGTGAAAGTACTGGATTTCAGTGTGGTTATAGGAAGCAGAACTAGGATTTGCACCCAGGCCCCAGTGATCCAGGTCATTGTCCTTGGCATCAAGCCAAGCTCTGTGCTCTTTGGATGTTATATTGTCATATATTATAAATGTCACATGGCCTAACTTTTTACCTCTATCTGAATTTGCCACAGATACAGTCTTTTTCTCCCTCTACATGAACTCTGGAAACAGTACATCCGGGATCTATGCAACGGCCTCAAACCAGACACGTGAGTTGCAATTCTGAAGCCTTGCCCTTTGGAGCAGAACCTAAGGGACCCTGCTATTAGCATTTCCTGGCTGCAGAAGTCTGTAGACCTGTTTACTTCTTTCAGAATTTATCATCATGGTATACACTGAAAGCTTGTATTTACCTCTTAGGCAGCCACAGATGATCCAGGCCAAGCTTCTAAAGGCAGACCTTCACGGCGCTATTATTTCAGGTAATTTGCCCAAAGAGCACGTCATCCGGGTGCCCAAGCCATCCTTCAGTGCCAGTTCCTTTCACTGCTGAGATCCCCACATCACCAGCACTTAGGGTAGGAGATGACTATAGACATCTTAGTCCATTCTGGCCACTTGTTGGATACTCTTAAATGGCCTCTGTGTGCCTTCTCCACACAGAGACCCCTGCTGGTATCCACACACAGCCTGCTACCTTGAACAGTCCCGTGGTTTTAAATGTCAGCTCTGGACCAGCAGTCCCCAAATTGTCACCTCCAGCACAGACCTTACCCTTGAACTCTTTGAATTCAACTGTCTGCTGGATATAGCCACCCAGCTGGGCAGTAGTCACTGTAAACTGTACACGTCCAAAACAGAAGCCTGGGCCTCTCCTCAGATCAGCCCTTCCCCTGGTCTTTGTCGTCTCAGTTGCCACTGAGGTCGGTGTCAGTGACACCACTGAGCACTGCTGAGGGCCACGGTAGCAGCGCACCGCTCCCCTGCTGGTTCAGGCCGAAAGCCTAGGGCGCATCCACACCTCTCTCCTCATCCGCACCTCCGAGATGTGAGCACACCCTAACATCCAAATCTAAGCCGCTGCTCCTCCCCTGGATTATTGCAAAGCCGCCTGACCCTCTTCCTACCAGCACACTGCTCCTCCCCTGACCAGGCAGCCAGAGGGaggatttttttaactgaaaaagttCTGTCCCTTCTGCCTCTTTACTGTGGTCCAAACAGCCTGTCCAGTCTCCTTGGGCAGCAGGTCTAACCACACTGGCCAGCTTTCTGCTTCTCACCAGGCCTggccctgcctcagggtcttaGCATTTGCTTCTTCCCTCTGCCCAGGAGTTCTTTGTGCTCACAGATTGATTCTTTCTTGTTATTTGGGTCTCTGTTCAGATGTCACTTCCCAGGGGTCTACCATTACTAAAGGTGACCCCTCTCCCCCATTACCCggcccttgttttttttttcgtAGCACTCATCACTTCAGAAAATACAGTTGTCTGTATTTGTTACCCCTCCCACATTAGAACAACAGCTCCCTGAGAGCAGGACCCAGGACTGCCCTTTTCACTACTGTGCCCAGCACCTGCCTAGGACAGTGCCAGACACAGCAGGTGTTCCGTGACCATGTACTGGCTACGCGGGAGATGGGTTGCAGGAGGTGAGGGGCCTGCTGCCGTGGTGGCAGCTCATTGCTGGGTGACCTGTAGTGGCTGCCCATTCTGGCCAGAGTATAGGAGGTTACAGGAAGACCATGGTGAACAGGTGTTCATTCAGGTCCTGTAAGTGAGACTTGGCCTTGCCAGAGCAACCCAACTGTGGGTCTTGGTGGTATTGGATACATGTGTGACCTCTTGGCTCCAGAATCCTGCCTAGGACCCTGTGGCAGCAGGCCCTCTGAAGGACACCTTATCAGAGCAGCACAGAGGCTATAACGCACCCAGTAAGGgactgggaaacctgggtttgtcCATGCCCAGCTGAGTAGCCAGCACTTAGGACAGGAGTgctgcccctcgccatgcccCGCCTGGTGCCCTTTCTTCCTCTGCTGGCTCAAGGTTGGGAACAGAGCCCTCATCCCCGACAGGCCTGGCTGCCTGTGGCTCCGCTAATAGCACAGAGGCCTGAGCCCTGAACTGCCCTTTTCCTTTGCAGTTACAAAATCCAAGTGCCCCTCCTATGTGGGTGTTACAGGGATCCTTCTACAAGAAACAAAGCATGTTTTCAAAATCATCACTAAAGAAGACCGCCTGAAAGGTACGTGACTGCATGGCCGTGGCTAGGGCCGCCACAGCCAGCTCGTCGGCCCTTTCCTCAGGACTCTAAAGGTAGTTTGGCCTTTCAAGTCAGCAGATCCCTGCCTGTCTTACATCTCAAGCCTGGAGAGACCATCCTGGCACCCAAGGCTCTCCCTGAGACACTTGTCAGCCCAGCCATCATGGCCAGATATGATCAAGGGAAGGAAGGGTTGCTTGGCTGTGCCTCCAGACACCTGGGTCTGTTTCCAGGACTGAGACTCTCCACCTGCCCAAAGGCTGCTGCTTCCCAGAGGATTGTAGCCAGAGAGCTAGTAGGGAGGAAGCCAAGGCAGCGCCTGCCCATGGAGTTCCCAGAGCCCGCGCCCTGGGATCCAGGGACTCGAGTCCCCGCTCATCTGCCCGTTGTGCTCACCGCTCTGGCAGAGGAGCACCTGGTCTGTCAGGATTCCCACACCCCCGCCTTGCCCACGAATCCAGAGATTTCAAAACCGCAGTGGGGgttgttcctttaatttttgaCCCTTGGATTTCTTGCGGCTTGCTTCCGTTTCCCTATATGTTCCTCTGCTCTCATTTAAACCTCAGAAAGTGGTGCACAGGTTTCCCCAGGAAGCATAAAGCCATGAGTCTGTCTGCAGGTTATGTGGTAAGACCTGTTTGTGGCAGTTTTTCTGGGAGTTTTTGATTCTGGGAGTTTGGTTCATAGCCTTTCACCCTGAAAACTAGGTGTTGAGTTATATTTAAAACGTGAGTACATTGGCCTTCTGGTAGAATCATCACCTTCATCCTGGTATTGTTAACTTTGTGGGTTCCTCCATTTCCTAATGTCTTCCCTAGTagctttgtttattttctaataCAAACATCTTGGGAATGATAGTTTCTGTAAAAGTGAACTAACTGCCAGAATTTTTTCCTTATcctttttctcttactttttttcaGTTATCCCCAAGCTAAACTGTGTGTTCACCGTGGAGATCGATGGCTTCATTTCCTACATTTATGGTAGCAAATTCCAGCTACGGTCAAGTGAGCGGTCTGCAAAAAAGTTCAAAGCCAAGGGAACAATTGACCTGTGAGCTGTTGCTGCCTAAGGGGATTATTTATTCCAGCCGAAGACTGGAAACATCCACCTTTCAGGAAAGAGATGGTCAGGCCAGTTCTGGTTATAGACCACTTCCAGCCAGTTTAAATCAGCGTTAAGGACACTTAGTCATCTGGGAAGAAGCACACTGTACTGAGCACAGAATTCAGGGACCAGAGGGATGTGTCTTTGTAGATGCTCTTGTTTTTATActaatcccatggagagaaaagATCGGCAGAAAGCACCAGGATTAACACAAGTTGACCTAAATAGTTTATTTggttttcctttctcatacttttctgtgttttcagaaTGTTGTTTGATAAATCAGTAGTTTGTATGATAATAAAATATGCGTGTGGGCATGAACAGGCCACAGGAGTGATTTCTGCAGCACAGCCAGGAC
This genomic interval carries:
- the POP4 gene encoding ribonuclease P protein subunit p29 isoform X2 gives rise to the protein MTSVVYHAFSQKEAKELDVQHSGAQRAEAFVRAFLKRSMPRMSQQALEDHLQRKAVVLEYFTHRKQKEKRKKSKGLSAKQRRALRLFDIKPEQQRYSLFLPLHELWKQYIRDLCNGLKPDTQPQMIQAKLLKADLHGAIISVTKSKCPSYVGVTGILLQETKHVFKIITKEDRLKVIPKLNCVFTVEIDGFISYIYGSKFQLRSSERSAKKFKAKGTIDL
- the POP4 gene encoding ribonuclease P protein subunit p29 isoform X1, which produces MTSVVYHAFSQKEAKELDVQQHSGAQRAEAFVRAFLKRSMPRMSQQALEDHLQRKAVVLEYFTHRKQKEKRKKSKGLSAKQRRALRLFDIKPEQQRYSLFLPLHELWKQYIRDLCNGLKPDTQPQMIQAKLLKADLHGAIISVTKSKCPSYVGVTGILLQETKHVFKIITKEDRLKVIPKLNCVFTVEIDGFISYIYGSKFQLRSSERSAKKFKAKGTIDL